The genomic segment CCTCGCCGCGGCGCTTTTGACGGCGTTTTACACGACGCGCGCGACGTACATGACGTTCTTCGGCCGGCCGCGCAACGAGGCGGCCTATGCAAAGGCGCACGAAGGCGGCATGGTCATGACGTACCCGCTCGTGATCCTGGGCGCGCTGGCGGCCGTCGCCGGCTTTTTCGCCGGACCCTTCTCCGAGCTGGTCTACTACGGTCATCCGCACCGTGCCCCCTTCAACCCGTTCGTCTTCGCGGCGGCGACGGCCGCGTGGGTTCCGGGTGTGTTGGCGGCGCTGGCCGTATACAAGTACGACCTCGTCTCGCGCGCGGCGTTAATTCGGGCATTTTATCCAATTTGGCGTCTTCTCAAGCAGCGGTATTACATCGATGATGCGTACAATTTGGTCTTTGTGCGCGGCAGTTTGGCGTTGGCGGGAATCGCCGCCTGGTTTGACAAATATGTGATTGACGGTATCGTCAACGGGGTTGCCTGGGCCACCGGCAAGCTGAGCGAGTCGGTCGGCGACTTTGACTCGGGAGTCGTCGACGGCGCGGTCAACGGCATCGCGGGGGCGTTTGTCGCAGGTGGACGGCTGTTGCGTCGAGCACAGACGGGGTTCTTCCAATCGTACGCTCTGGCGGCGTTTCTCGGCCTGGTGGCCGGACTGGTAATCCTTGTCATAGGAGGATAGCGCGATGTTGCTGAGTGCCTTGCTCTTCATACCCCTGCTAGGCGCCTTGATCCTGGGCTTTGTGCCCAAAGACCGGGAACGGACGATCAAGGCCTTTGCCCTGGTCGTGTCCCTCATCCCGTTGGCGCTCGTGCTGGCCATCTGGCGGGAAATGGACTTCTCCCAGCCCGGCATGCAGCTGCTGTACCGGGCCGAATGGATTCCCAGCCTCGGCATTTCTTACCAGGTGGGCGTCGACGGCATTAGCTTTCCGCTCATCGCCGTAGCCGCCATCGTCTTGCCGCTGGCGGTGCTGGCTTCGTTCAGCATCAACCATCGGGTGAAGGAATTCTTCATCTGGATGCTGGTGCTGCAGACGGGCATCTACGGCGTGTTCCTGGCGCTGGACTACTTCCTGTTCTTCATTTTCTTCGAAGCGAGCCTCGTGCCGATGTACTTCATCATCGGCATCTGGGGCGGCCAGCGGCGGGAGTACGCGGCGATGAAGTTCTTCATTTACACGCTCCTCGGCAGCGCCATCATGCTGGTCGGCATCTTGGCGCTCTATTTCGGCTCGGGACTGGAGCCGCGGACGTTCGACGTCTTGGTTTTGGCCGAGCAGGCCAACCTGTCGCCGGCCCTGCAGTGGTGGGTGTTCCTGGCGTTCTTCGCCGGCTTCGCCGTGAAAGTGCCCATTTTCCCCTTCCATACGTGGCTGCCTGACGCGCACGTGGAAGCGCCGACTGGCGGTTCCATGATTCTGGCCGGCATCTTGCTGAAGATGGGCACCTACGGCTTCTTCCGGTTCATGCTGCCCACGTTCCCCGACGCGGCCCACGCGTTTTCGCCCGTGCTGGCGGTGCTGGGCATCATCGGCATCTTGTACGGGGCACTGGCGGCCATGGCGCAAAAGGACCTCAAGCGCATGGTGGCTTACTCGTCCATTAGCCACATGGGCTTCGTGATCCTGGGCGTCGCGGCCATGACGCCGATGGCGCTCAACGGGGCTATGTTCATCAACGTCTCGCACGGGCTCATCTCGCCCCTGTTCTTCTTCCTGGCCGGCAGCGTCATCTACGACCGGACCCATACGCGCATGATGGACGAGATGGGCGGCTTGCTGTCGTCGCTGCCCCTCGTCGGCGGCGTCACCGCCTTTGCGGCTTTCGCCAACCTGGGCTTGCCGGTGCTGGCTGGTTTCCCCGGCGAGTTCTTCACGCTGGCCGGTTCGTTCCCCGTCTTCACCGCGGGCGTCATCGTGGCGGCGTCCGGCTTGGTGCTGACGGCGGGGTATCACCTGCGCATGATGCAGCGGGTGCTCATGGGGCAGCCGCGGGCGCTGGAGACGCGCGTCGACTTGGCCGGTCGGGAGCTGGCCGTGGCGGCGCCGTTGATGGTGTTCATCGTGTTGCTGGGGGTTATGCCGGGCCTCGCGCTGAGCGTGTTCAACGCGCCCATCGCGGTGCTGGCGGCCAAACTGGGAGGGATCTGAGCCCATGCCCGTCGATGGCAGCCTTCGGCTCCTGCTGCCCGAGCTGGTCGTGGCGCTGACAGGCGTGCTCGCGCTGTCGGCTGGCCTCGTGTCCCGGCGGGCCCATGTCCCTGGGTTCATTTCCTTGGCCGGGCTGGCCGCGGCCGGGTTCTTTCTCGCCACGGAGGTGGCCGGGTGGACGGCTCAGCTGTGGAGCGGCACGGTGTTGGTCGACGGCTTTTCCACCGTGTTCAAGGCTATTTTTCTCGGCGTTGCGGCGCTGGTCGTCCTCGCCTCGTTGGACTATCTCGAGCACCACCGGCTGCCGGCGGGCGAGTTTTTCCTGTTGGTGCTGCTGGCGACCGTCGGCATGATGTTCATGGCCGGGTCGCTCAACCTGCTCACGATTTACTTGGGCCTGGAGTGCCTGGCCTTGGCGTCGTACGCGCTGGCCGGCTTCTTGCGCCACAGCGACCGCTCGACGGAGGCGGCCGTCAAGTACGTGCTCATCGGGGCCATCTCCAGCGGCATCATTTTGTTCGGCATGTCGCTAGTGTTTGGCGTCGCGGGCAGCGTGCACCTGGCTGACGTGGCGGCGGCTCTCGCTTCGGCTTCGTCCCTGCAGCCGGCGCTTCTGGCAGGCATGGTCTTCCTCATTGCAGGCTTCGGGGTGAAAATGGCGGTCGTGCCGTTCCATATGTGGGCGCCGGATGTCTACCACGGCTCGCCGGCTCCCGTGGCGGCGTTCCTGATCGCGGCCAGCGAGGCGGCCGCGTTCGCCGCCGCGCTCCGCATTTTCATCGTAGGCTTGCCGGCGCTGCAGGAGCACTGGCGTTCGGCCTTCATCCTGCTGTCCGTTCTGACGATGACCATCGGCAACGTCGCGGCCATCACGCAGACGAACATGCGCCGCATGCTGGCGTACTCCGCGGTGGCGCAGGCGGGCTACCTGCTGGTCGGCTTGGCGGTCGGCACCGAGCGAGCGGTGGCGGCCATGATTTACTACATGGTCGCGTACGCGTTCGCAACGGTCGGCGCCTTTGCGGTCGTCATGCTCCTGGGGAAGTACTACCCGAACGAGGAGATTGCCGACTTCCGCGGCCTCAGCCGCCGCTCGCCGTTGTTCGCATCGGCGCTGGCCGTGTTCATGCTGAGCTTCATCGGCATCCCGCCGACGGCCGGCTTCTTCGGCAAATTCTACTTGTTCCAGGCCGCGGTCGCGGAAGGCTTCACGTGGCTGGCGCTGGTCATGGTCCTCAACAGCGTCATTTCCATCCCGTATTACTGGGGCGTCGTGCAGGCGATGTACTTGCGGGACGGCGCCGCGCCGGATCCTTTGCCGGCTCCGGGCGGACTGCGTTGGGCGACGGCCATCGGCTTCGGCGCCACGCTGCTTCTGGGCCTGTTCCCGGATCAGGCCGTGCAGCTCGTCAGCGCCGTCCACGTCGTGCCCGCCCTGCTGGCGGGCGGCTCGTAAGCTTCGGCTGGCTTGGGGAACCGTGGCGCATGCTAGCGCGCGAGCACGGCCCTCGCCCTAGGCGGCGGGGGCCGTGCTCGCGTGTTGCGCCGCTTGCTTTGGGCTACGAGCGGCGCCCTTGGGACCGGACGACGTTGGCCGCCTGCGGCCCGCGAGCGCCTTGTACCACTTCAAACTGGACTTCTTCCCCTTCCTCCAGCGTCTTGTAGCCTTCGGATTGGATGGCGCTGTAGTGGACAAAGACGTCGCCGCCGCTCTCCCGCTCGATGAATCCATACCCCTTCTCGTTGCTGAACCACTTAACCCTGCCGCGCTCCATCGAACAAGCATGCCTCCCGTTGCTGATGTGTCTATAGTCTAGCAAATTTAGTCCAGACTAAGCAAGTATTTTCGGACAATTTGTCCATAGAAAAAGGCGGCGCCGCTGTCTATCGGCGCCGCCCGGTTCGGCAGCTCGTCGTCGGCCGAGCCTTCCTTGTCGTTATTGCGCCGCCTGCAGCGACTTGCGAGATTCCTCCAGCGCCGCCAGCGAACGGTCGATGTGGTGGCAGGCGGCCCAGTGGCCCGGCTCGTGTTCCAGTAATGGGGGGACCTCCTGCTTGCAGCGTTCCGTCGCCAGCGGGCAGCGCGGGTGTAGCCGGCAGCCCGACGGCGGATTGGCCGGATTCGGGATCTCGCCCTGCAAGCCGGTGTAGATCTGCTTCTTGCGCGGGTCCGTCGACAGCACGGCCCGCATGAGGGCCTGCGTGTACGGGTGGTGCGGCTTTTGCACCAGGCGCGTGGAGTCGGCGTACTCGACGATCTTGCCCAGGTACATGACGGCCACGCGGTCGCAGAAATGCCGCGCCAGCGCCAAGTCGTGGGTGATAAACACCAGGGACAGGCCGCGCTCGCGCACGAGCCGCATCAGGATCTTCAGGATTTCGCCCCGGATGGAGACGTCCAGCATAGACACCGGCTCGTCGGCCACGATGAAGTCGGGATCCAGCACCAGGGCGCGAGCGATGGCCACGCGCTGCCGCTGGCCGCCCGACAGTTCCTTCGGGAAGCGGTGCATGTACTCTTCCGCGGGAGTCAGCTCCACGTCTTCCAGGGCCCGGATGACCTTCTCCTCCACCTCGGCAGGGTCCTTCGCCAAGCCTTGGATGCGCAGCGGCTCGGACACGATGGTGAAGACGTCCATGTTGGGATTCATGGAGTCATACGGGTCCTGGAAGACGATCTGCATGCGGCGGCGCAGCTTCTGCATTTCGCTCGGGCTCAGTTTCGTGATGTCCTGGCCGTCGAAAATAATCTGGCCGGCCGTCGGTTCCTCCAGCCGCAGCAGCGTGCGGCCCGTGGTCGTCTTGCCCGAGCCCGATTCGCCCACCAGGCCGAAAATCTCCCCCCGGCGCACGAAAAAGTCGACGCCGTCCACCGCCCGCACGGCAGGACGCCGCCCGCGCAGCACGTCTTTCAGGCTGCGCCGCAGCGGAAAATGCTTGACCAAGCCCTTTACTTCGAGGATCACGTCGCTCTGCTGCGTCATGCGAACCTCACCTTCGCCACTTGCCCGTCGTCCGACACTTTCAGGCACGCCACCTTGTGGCCGGCGCGGCCCTTTTCCTCCAGCGCCGGCTCGTGCCGCTTGCAATGCTCGTCGGCCAGCGGGCAGCGAGGATGGAACCGGCAGCCGCTGGGCGGGTCGACCAGGTTAGGCGGCGTTCCCGGGATGGACACGATGGGCGCCCGCTCGGCGTACATGTCCGGAAACGCCTGGACTAGGCCTTGCGTATACGGATGGAGGGGGTTCGTGAACACTTCCTCCACCGGCCCGTACTCGACGATGCGCCCGGCGTACATGACCGCCACGTCGTCGCACGTCTGGGCCACTACCGACAGGTCGTGGCTGACGAGAATCATGGACAAGTTCAACCGCTTGCGCAGGTCGGCCATGGCCTTCAGCACCTGGGCTTGCACCATCACGTCCAGCGCCGTCGTCGGCTCGTCCGCGATGATGATGTCCGGATTGCACGCCAGCGCCATGGCGATGACGGCCCGCTGCTTCATGCCGCCGCTGAACTGGTGCGGGTAGTGATGGTAGCGGTTGGGATTGATGCCCACCATTTCCAGCAGCTTCTTGGCGCGCTCTTCAGCTTCATCCTTGCTGACTTTCTCGTGGGCCAAAATGGCCTCGGCGATCTGGCTGCCGACCGTCAGCACCGGATTGAGCGCGTTCATGGCCCCTTGGAACACCATGGAAATCCGCTTCCAGCGGATACCTTTCCGGAACGCCTCATCGGTCAGCTCCAGCAGCTCTTGATCATCCAGCTTGATGGAACCGCCGACGACGCGCCCGTTGGGAGGTAGGAGCCGCAGCAGCGTGAGGCCCAAGCTCGACTTGCCGCAGCCGGACTCGCCCACCACGCCCAGCGCCCGGCCAGGCTCCAGCGTGAAGCTGATCTTGTCGACGGCGCGGACCTCGCCCTTGCGCGTCTTGTAATACATCTGCAAGTCAGTGACGACGAGTCGTCCCATGCCGCAACCCCTACCTCTCCCCGTTCCGGCGATTCAGGATGTCATCCAGCGTGTTGCCCATGAACACGAAGGCCAAGGCCAGCAGCGTCAACGCCAGGCCGGGCGGCAAGATCCACCACCAAGCCAGCGCCGTGAAAGCGCCGAACGACTTGGCGTTTTGCAGCATGCGGCCCCACGTGGGCACTGTTGGGTCGCCGAACCCGAGGAAACTCATGGTGGCTTCGGTGAGGATGGCGCTGGGGATGAGCAGCACGAGCGACGCGAACACGAGCCCCAAGACATTGGGCAAGATATGAGCGCGCATGATGTACCCCGGCCGCGCGCCTGCAGCCCTCGCCGCCTCGACGAACGTGCGCTCGCGCAAGGTCAGCGTCTGCGACCGGACGAGGCGCGCCACGCTCATCCAGGAGAAGATCGCCACCAGGAAAACCAGCGCTTCGATGCTTTGGCCCACGATGGCCACGACCACAATCATGATGGGCAGGAATGGAATGGAAATCATCACGTCCACGATGCGCATCAGCAGTTCGTCAACCCAGCCGCCCAGATAGCCGCTGACAATCCCGACCAGGGTGCCGACGAAGACGGCGATGATCGCGACGACGAAGCCGATAAGCAGCGACGTCCGGGTGCCGTAGACGAACTGCGACCACAAGTCTGCGCCCAAATGATCGGTGCCCAAGAGCCCGTGCAGCTGCCCGGGAATGCGGAACCGGCTCTCGCCGACGGTGAATGTGGCCGCGCCGGCTTCAGAGGCGCCCGTCATCTCGAACTCCGCGACGAGGCGGTACTCGCCGCGTTCGCCGAACAGCTCCTTGGCCACGTTGGCGAACGGCTGGAACCCTAGGCGCATCTTCAGCTGCAAATCCCGCGAGTCGACGCGCTGGACCGTCCAGCGCTGCTCATTGCGCAGCACCCGGGATTCAAACAGGCGGTACGTGTCGCCCGCGGGCGTCTCCAGCGTGATGCGCGCCTGGCCCGTGACGCCCGCCCCGCCGGAGAAGGCATACGGCAGTTCCAGGATAAACATGTCCGGCGCGCCGGCGTCGTACTCGAACTTGTGTTCCAGCACGAGACGCCCGCCGCCTTCACCGGTGCTGGTGATGACCATCACGTCGGCGCCTTCACGCTCGCGCCAGTCGATTTCGACGTTCTCGCGCTCCGCGACGTGCCAGTTGCGCAGCAGGAACACGTCCACCGTCACGGGCGCGTCCTTGTATTTCGGGAACAGGCGCATCCACGCGGGGCGTGCCATGGCGGCCGCCAGCGAACGGTCCGTCACGGGATCATAC from the Bacillota bacterium genome contains:
- a CDS encoding NADH-quinone oxidoreductase subunit N, coding for MPVDGSLRLLLPELVVALTGVLALSAGLVSRRAHVPGFISLAGLAAAGFFLATEVAGWTAQLWSGTVLVDGFSTVFKAIFLGVAALVVLASLDYLEHHRLPAGEFFLLVLLATVGMMFMAGSLNLLTIYLGLECLALASYALAGFLRHSDRSTEAAVKYVLIGAISSGIILFGMSLVFGVAGSVHLADVAAALASASSLQPALLAGMVFLIAGFGVKMAVVPFHMWAPDVYHGSPAPVAAFLIAASEAAAFAAALRIFIVGLPALQEHWRSAFILLSVLTMTIGNVAAITQTNMRRMLAYSAVAQAGYLLVGLAVGTERAVAAMIYYMVAYAFATVGAFAVVMLLGKYYPNEEIADFRGLSRRSPLFASALAVFMLSFIGIPPTAGFFGKFYLFQAAVAEGFTWLALVMVLNSVISIPYYWGVVQAMYLRDGAAPDPLPAPGGLRWATAIGFGATLLLGLFPDQAVQLVSAVHVVPALLAGGS
- a CDS encoding cold-shock protein produces the protein MERGRVKWFSNEKGYGFIERESGGDVFVHYSAIQSEGYKTLEEGEEVQFEVVQGARGPQAANVVRSQGRRS
- a CDS encoding oligopeptide ABC transporter ATP-binding protein yields the protein MTQQSDVILEVKGLVKHFPLRRSLKDVLRGRRPAVRAVDGVDFFVRRGEIFGLVGESGSGKTTTGRTLLRLEEPTAGQIIFDGQDITKLSPSEMQKLRRRMQIVFQDPYDSMNPNMDVFTIVSEPLRIQGLAKDPAEVEEKVIRALEDVELTPAEEYMHRFPKELSGGQRQRVAIARALVLDPDFIVADEPVSMLDVSIRGEILKILMRLVRERGLSLVFITHDLALARHFCDRVAVMYLGKIVEYADSTRLVQKPHHPYTQALMRAVLSTDPRKKQIYTGLQGEIPNPANPPSGCRLHPRCPLATERCKQEVPPLLEHEPGHWAACHHIDRSLAALEESRKSLQAAQ
- a CDS encoding dipeptide/oligopeptide/nickel ABC transporter ATP-binding protein; the encoded protein is MGRLVVTDLQMYYKTRKGEVRAVDKISFTLEPGRALGVVGESGCGKSSLGLTLLRLLPPNGRVVGGSIKLDDQELLELTDEAFRKGIRWKRISMVFQGAMNALNPVLTVGSQIAEAILAHEKVSKDEAEERAKKLLEMVGINPNRYHHYPHQFSGGMKQRAVIAMALACNPDIIIADEPTTALDVMVQAQVLKAMADLRKRLNLSMILVSHDLSVVAQTCDDVAVMYAGRIVEYGPVEEVFTNPLHPYTQGLVQAFPDMYAERAPIVSIPGTPPNLVDPPSGCRFHPRCPLADEHCKRHEPALEEKGRAGHKVACLKVSDDGQVAKVRFA